Genomic window (Acropora muricata isolate sample 2 chromosome 11, ASM3666990v1, whole genome shotgun sequence):
TCACTGAGATTGTCCGGTAAGTGTGAGCATCATTTCTTCTATTCAAGATCTTCATGTTACTGATACAAGGCTGCCCAAAATTTAGCGCATGCGCGAATGCACTTAAAAAGGGCTTTTAGGACAACACAAAATTACTGATAAAACAGCCATGTATGGAGAGGTATAAGTACCTCAAGAGTTAATGACCTGGCCTCAACTGTTCAAAGTTGGATAATCACTATCCACGGGATAAGTACTATCatcctattgagttatccagggGATAGTGATTTAACTAACAGATAGTGCTTTCCACCATTTGAACAACCAATGTATAGCACAAACGTAGCAAAAAGCTAGGAAATGGTGCACAATCTGAAACTTCTCCGGGGCTCGAATTTAAAGCTGCCTAATACGACAGTATTTCAGCCCTTTGTTATTTTTAACGTCACCATGACATCAATTTCCTTTAGAAATTCGACAATTTTTCCGTCTGCAGGCTTAATACTGAAAATTAAGATTGAATTTATTAGCTTTCTGCATATGTACAGAGCAATCTCATTTCCATATTtcaaacgtaaaaaaaaaataaagtataATTACATGCCACCATAAACAAGTGCCTTATCCTTTTTTGTCAACAAAGGACAAAGGACTTTGGGTGACTAAGTAACCTGGTACCGAAGCTTTACATAAACGTTAACAAAACAGTAGTTACAAGCTTACCGGTACTTCAGAGAAATGGAAAATTCATGTTGTAGTTGTTTATGATTATACAGTTTTCTACCGAGCTCCGAAAAGATTCACCAACAAGACAGACCAAGCCAATCGTAACACAGAGAAAGTCATGAACCTGGCGaagctctgattggctaagttGCGGGAGAATTTAACTCAATCATAACAAAGCCAAGCTAATCGCGAAATTCCTTTCTTCAGTGAAGAAACGATAAAAATGTTAACagtaaaaacaattaaaagctACGACACCGAAAATTCTTCACTGATTCACATAGAGTCCTTACATAATCTCGCTACAAGTTTTCTaattgaattttttccttttacctGTCATACGGCAAGCTGTAACACAATAACGAAATTGAAAAGCCGCAACGTTGCTTATGTATTCTCTTTTAACCTTGCTTTGCAAGTTATTCACCCACCCTTCTTTTTCATCGCCaagatatacatatatatattacatACTCAAAATATATCGAACACCCAAGAATTAATACAGTGCATAAGCCGTGACTTACAAAACTACGACTTATATGACCAATCCACACCGATAACCGTTGGATTTAAGCAAATCTTTCGTCAATCAAAGCATCTTCCACAACGAGGGTGTTACCTAGAAATTTAAGTTTGCGACTTACGTCATACCCATTACTCCCCTTTAAAAAGATGTAATAGTTTGTCCCATTGCACCTCTATTCTGCAGGCATGCTATAATTCGGAATAAAATTTCAGTGATATATCAGTGGCTTCCCTATCTATTATCCCGCGACTTCCGTCCGAAAAAGGACATCAAACCCAGCCCTCCAAAATCTTCAAAAGCAAACGCCTTGTTGATTTTGTCCAAGCGTTCCTCACTCTTTGGCAATGGCGCCTGTTGTGGTACTGCAGGAGGAGTTGGCATTTCCACGCTCTTACTTCCGCTCTGGGCCCAGGCTCCACGGACGCCAGACAAGCCACTCAAACGTGCCCCAATTGGAAAACCAACTCCAGTCGAGGCCACAGACAAAGTGTCCACACTGGACGAGGGGGCGTTTTTGCGTCCAAAGAAATTAGGGCTATCATTATCAAACTTCGAAGGAGATGGTGGTGATTCACCAGGTTTGAACACTGGGAGAGACTCGAAACTAGTGGAGCGCTGTCGGCTACCATCAAGTGTGTTTGGAAAACTGGCGGAAAGGTTGGACCTTTGAACAAGGTTTGTCAGGCTTCCAATGCTAGGAGTGCGTCTAAGACGTCCAAAAAACCCCCCTTCCGAAACGTCCTTGGATGGCCCCGACAGGCTGTCGTTGCTCAGGTCCTTCATGTTCCCTATACTAGAGCTCCTGTACAACCGGGCCCCAAGGCCAGTGCTGCCAAATTCATCTAAAGTGCTTGAACTTGAAGCCATTTCTTGAAGGTCGCCGCTGCTGGCTCGTCGTCTCAGGGTTGGAAATTTTAACTGCGAAAAATCAAGTCCTTGGGACGAATCCATAGTATCAGCGGTATTCTTCAGCAAATGAGATGAATCCAAGCTGTGACGCTTTGAAGCATCATCTGCCATAGCTCCTTGTGCCAAGTTTAACAAGTTACTGCCGCTTGAGTTCCTTACCAGGCTACTTCGAGTAAGAATACTCGGAGATGTTGAAGTGCTTTTTGTTGTAGTGGGGATACCGTCGGTCTTGGCAGTAGTCGTGATTGACGCAGGCATTGACATACCCGCTGAAATTCCGCTCGAGCCGATAATTTTGCTTAACAGTGTCCCACCCCCCGGGGAGGTAGTCTTCGGAATTGTAATGACCTGAGATATGATGGTAGGGGGACTTTTTACTTTGTCTAAGGAAGTGTTAGAGCCTTGCTCTTTTTCACTGAAGTACTTAGCTAAGTTACGAAGTGACTCAGCGCGAGACGGTTCCTTTTGTGAGGCTTCTTTGCTGGCCTTGTTCAACACATCGGCCAGCACCCTGCCAACCGAAGAATTGCCAGGGGACGACGTTGAGGGACTATTTAGAAGGTGCGTCAGAATGCCCCCACCATCTCTGACGCCCTTCTTCAAACCTGGCCCGCCCACAAGACTCATTAGTCCCAAGTTCTGCGGAAGGGTCTTTGCAGGGGGGGTTTTTAGGCTCCCTTCTTTCTCACTCCCTTTCGAAAGCGCCGCTTTTTCAAGCCTCTTATTGTCAATCTCCTCCTGCTTTGCGCCTGAAGCTTCCGAGGAACTATCAGTGCGTGAAATATTCATGTATATAGCCTC
Coding sequences:
- the LOC136889054 gene encoding trafficking kinesin-binding protein milt-like isoform X1 produces the protein MDLDGCEGEEIYLSDSGFEDLISLASDRTSQMTKTHNDLDAILQLLQEKEKDLELAARIGQSLLERNKQLLVKTQAFENFVAECDEKETQLQHEVTMKNDLLQKFLKDQELDEFYQLTNRSDEESRSSDGSCKDDSINSLQRKCDNLEKQNTHLILEALQLKEETASTEMKEQQLVLDCVNQLVEAKDQISELTDEISRKAEDNIRQQEEITHLINTVVDLQNRHKQLSVDNEDLQSLLNSSQVNQNQLKDKVEDLQDKYHECLEMLMENQREVKRLNSKIEADRGPGKKSYPSHPSVYDSRDSIALEIEESVKRDLTSQQEKREHTARVMKTVRAINTGRSSTRPKKQSLHQRQKASTTNNGPESLVNQLDDSSEESGGTMADSRPGSSVQERRLSYVRRPFRAPEKLQIVKPIKGSLTLHQWKKLANPTLNLADERPGVHVQGQSADVEGTTETARERKESSDFDPDDHEFEEDEAIYMNISRTDSSSEASGAKQEEIDNKRLEKAALSKGSEKEGSLKTPPAKTLPQNLGLMSLVGGPGLKKGVRDGGGILTHLLNSPSTSSPGNSSVGRVLADVLNKASKEASQKEPSRAESLRNLAKYFSEKEQGSNTSLDKVKSPPTIISQVITIPKTTSPGGGTLLSKIIGSSGISAGMSMPASITTTAKTDGIPTTTKSTSTSPSILTRSSLVRNSSGSNLLNLAQGAMADDASKRHSLDSSHLLKNTADTMDSSQGLDFSQLKFPTLRRRASSGDLQEMASSSSTLDEFGSTGLGARLYRSSSIGNMKDLSNDSLSGPSKDVSEGGFFGRLRRTPSIGSLTNLVQRSNLSASFPNTLDGSRQRSTSFESLPVFKPGESPPSPSKFDNDSPNFFGRKNAPSSSVDTLSVASTGVGFPIGARLSGLSGVRGAWAQSGSKSVEMPTPPAVPQQAPLPKSEERLDKINKAFAFEDFGGLGLMSFFGRKSRDNR
- the LOC136889054 gene encoding trafficking kinesin-binding protein milt-like isoform X2 produces the protein MTKTHNDLDAILQLLQEKEKDLELAARIGQSLLERNKQLLVKTQAFENFVAECDEKETQLQHEVTMKNDLLQKFLKDQELDEFYQLTNRSDEESRSSDGSCKDDSINSLQRKCDNLEKQNTHLILEALQLKEETASTEMKEQQLVLDCVNQLVEAKDQISELTDEISRKAEDNIRQQEEITHLINTVVDLQNRHKQLSVDNEDLQSLLNSSQVNQNQLKDKVEDLQDKYHECLEMLMENQREVKRLNSKIEADRGPGKKSYPSHPSVYDSRDSIALEIEESVKRDLTSQQEKREHTARVMKTVRAINTGRSSTRPKKQSLHQRQKASTTNNGPESLVNQLDDSSEESGGTMADSRPGSSVQERRLSYVRRPFRAPEKLQIVKPIKGSLTLHQWKKLANPTLNLADERPGVHVQGQSADVEGTTETARERKESSDFDPDDHEFEEDEAIYMNISRTDSSSEASGAKQEEIDNKRLEKAALSKGSEKEGSLKTPPAKTLPQNLGLMSLVGGPGLKKGVRDGGGILTHLLNSPSTSSPGNSSVGRVLADVLNKASKEASQKEPSRAESLRNLAKYFSEKEQGSNTSLDKVKSPPTIISQVITIPKTTSPGGGTLLSKIIGSSGISAGMSMPASITTTAKTDGIPTTTKSTSTSPSILTRSSLVRNSSGSNLLNLAQGAMADDASKRHSLDSSHLLKNTADTMDSSQGLDFSQLKFPTLRRRASSGDLQEMASSSSTLDEFGSTGLGARLYRSSSIGNMKDLSNDSLSGPSKDVSEGGFFGRLRRTPSIGSLTNLVQRSNLSASFPNTLDGSRQRSTSFESLPVFKPGESPPSPSKFDNDSPNFFGRKNAPSSSVDTLSVASTGVGFPIGARLSGLSGVRGAWAQSGSKSVEMPTPPAVPQQAPLPKSEERLDKINKAFAFEDFGGLGLMSFFGRKSRDNR